The Anolis sagrei isolate rAnoSag1 chromosome Y, rAnoSag1.mat, whole genome shotgun sequence genome contains a region encoding:
- the LOC137095434 gene encoding F-box only protein 27-like: MSRRRKRKMGLVKSKSASPKATEDVQIMEDLKYLPDELLLLILSWVPGRSLVRECRLVCRKWRDLIDKPTLWRLKCQRDPLSKAAVEAIQGASQIDWRRISILRPFGRNLIKNPCGKKQFQHWEIENRGDGWKVEGNRDRVEGAEAQTCFVSSYGWCVKSQVVDLLQEGLGEELMDAFQPDICIADWWGARDDCGCIYKIEVHLLAADRTSVISSFTAKPDGIPQWNNAKYQQVSHVFREYGPGVRYVHFQHAGKDTQYWAGHYGARITNSTVKVKFSSKPLGASTPSH, from the exons ATGagcagaagaaggaagagaaagatggggcTGGTCAAAAGCAAGAGCGCGTCGCCAAAGGCCACCGAGGACGTCCAAATAATGGAGGACCTGAAATACCTCCCGGatgagctgctgctgctgatccTGAGCTGGGTGCCCGGCCGGAGCCTGGTGAGGGAGTGCCGCTTGGTGTGTCGCAAGTGGAGGGACCTCATTGACAAGCCCACCCTTTGGAGGCTCAAGTGCCAACGGGACCCGCTCAGCAAGGCAGCCGTGGAAGCCATCCAGGGCGCTTCCCAAATAGACTGGCGCCGGATCAGCATCCTGAGACCTTTTGGGAGGAATCTGATCAAGAACCCCTGCGGAAAGA AGCAGTTTCAGCACTGGGAGATTGAAAACAGAGGCGATGGCTGGAAAGTGGAGGGCAACCGGGACCGCGTGGAAGGAGCCGAAGCCCAGACCTGCTTCGTGTCTTCATATGG ATGGTGCGTCAAATCTCAGGTGGTTGACTTGCTGCAAGAAGGCTTAGGAGAAGAGCTGATGGACGCCTTCCAACCTGACATCTGTATTGCTGACTG GTGGGGCGCCCGGGAcgactgtgggtgcatctacaaaaTCGAAGTCCACCTCCTGGCCGCTGACCGGACCTCGGTCATCTCCAGCTTCACAGCAAAGCCAGATGGCATCCCGCAATGGAACAACGCCAAATATCAACAG GTGTCCCACGTTTTCCGGGAATACGGCCCCGGAGTCCGCTATGTCCATTTCCAGCACGCAGGGAAGGACACCCAGTACTGGGCAGGACATTATGGAGCGCGAATCACAAACTCAACGGTCAAAGTCAAATTCTCCTCGAAGCCCCTGGGTGCATCCACGCCGtcacattaa